CTGAGCTCCGGCAAACTCCAACTCAACGCGAGTGCATCGATCAGGATGCTTCCCGCCTGCAGACGGGGGATCGCCTTGCGGGGAGCCATCGGTCCACTTCCCAGCCAGTACACCGGAAGGGCCGGGATCACCCGGAGCGCCAGGACAAAGAACAGCAACCAGGGAAGAAACCAAACCGAGCCCTCCGGCCGAAGGGATTCGAGCAACACCAGCGTCATCAACAGCGGGATGCACAGCAGGACACTCGGTTCCAACCCTCGCGAAGCGGGCACAACCTCGCGCCCACCTTCTGAAATCCAGCCGAGCCCGAGCATATAGGCAAAATGAACGATGCTCCAGAAGAGCAGTAGCCGGATCTCGTCGAACCATGGCAAGGCCCCGCCCCATACCGCGGACCCAGCCAGAAGCAACAGGTACGCCCGCGCAGCGGCAACCAGCAGGATCGAAGACCGAACATGTCCACGCGTCCAGGCGTAGCCCATCAGGCAACCGGCACATCCCAGTACCAGAGGCCGTGAAGCCTCGGAATAATGAAGCATGACGGCTGCCACGAGAAAGAGTGCGGCACTGGCGGGCAAGGCAGGGCTTGCACGATTCCCAGCCCAGATGGACTGCAGTAATCCGGCAGCGGTAAACATGAATGTCGCGCCAAGCAACAGGCCGGCGAATTGCCAATTCCAGACACCTCCGGCAAGGAACCAGCCCATGCAAAGATGACTCCATACAATCGGGACGACACCGACCCCGGAACATTTCACGCATATTTGCTTCAGGGAAAGAGATCGGCCGGACATCGAGGGCAAAAAAGCGCAGCGCGGGCCGAATGACAACCCGCAAACAGGGAAAGCCCCGTAGCGGACGGCGGGAAGCCATGCCGGCTAACGAGAGACGGGCTAACTCCCGGCCAAGCGCAAGGCAGGTGCGATACTCAGCGGTGCTTCCCGACGGTCAGGCAGGGCACCATCCGGATCCGTAAAACACGCAAAAGCGATCATGGCCGCGTTGTCCCCCGTGTGCCGGGGCTCGGCAATCAGACAGGGCATACGGTAGCGCTTGGCCAGCTTCTGCATCGCCGCACGCAAGGCCTTGTTGTTGGAAACACCGCCCGACAGGCCGAGACTCCGGTATTGCCCGTCCACCAGCAAGTGCCTTGTCTTGCCTCTCAGCTGGTCGATGACCGCCGCCTGATAGGACGCGCAGATATCGCTCATGGAGTCCGCGAGTTCGCGGTCATCCAGCTTTTCGATCCGGTAGCGCAAGCTGGTTTTCAAACCGGAAAAGCTGAACCGTCTTTCATTCCGGGGTGCGATGGCCTTGGGAAAATCAAAGGCACCGGGATCTCCCGATCGGGCCAGTAACTCCACCTGTGGCCCTCCCGGGTAGGACAGGCCCAGCAGTTTGGCGCCTTTGTCCAAAGCCTCCCCCGCCGCATCATCCACGGTTTCGGCCAAGACCCGGATCTCACGCGTGGAGGAAATCTCAAACAGGATGGTATTTCCGCCGGAAACAATCAGCCCGAGATGCGGCAGCAGTTCGCTCATCGCCGCATCAAAGCCTTCGGGGCTCTGCTCGTGCAGGGAAATAAAGGGCGACCAGGCATGGCCACGCAGGTGGTTGACTCCGACCAGCGGGACCCCCCAGGCCAAAGCCAGGCTCTTGGCAAAGGCGCCGCCTAATGCCAGGCATCCGGCCAAGCCCGGCCCGTAAGTCACCGCAATCTGCCGGATGTCCTCACGGTGTGCCATGACCGTGGAGTTTTCCAGCAAGGGAAAGAAATTCTTGAGATGCTCGCGACTGGCCAAATCCGGCACGACGCCCCCATACTCTCCGTGCAGCGCGATCTGGCTGTGCACCCACTCACCCACCATGCCCCGACGGGGATCAAAGAGCGCAAGTGCGGATTCGTCGCAGGAACTTTCTATCGCAAGGATCATCGACTGGCAAGTTAGCGCCGCTCGCCCAGTCCTGAGAAGCCTTTTTTCAGTTTCACTCACGAATCCCGCCCTGCCCTGAGCTTGTCGAAGGGCCTGCCCCACCCCCCGCCCGATTCATCACGCGAACATTTTGGGATTGGAAGCCGGGAT
The DNA window shown above is from Coraliomargarita parva and carries:
- the tsaD gene encoding tRNA (adenosine(37)-N6)-threonylcarbamoyltransferase complex transferase subunit TsaD, producing the protein MILAIESSCDESALALFDPRRGMVGEWVHSQIALHGEYGGVVPDLASREHLKNFFPLLENSTVMAHREDIRQIAVTYGPGLAGCLALGGAFAKSLALAWGVPLVGVNHLRGHAWSPFISLHEQSPEGFDAAMSELLPHLGLIVSGGNTILFEISSTREIRVLAETVDDAAGEALDKGAKLLGLSYPGGPQVELLARSGDPGAFDFPKAIAPRNERRFSFSGLKTSLRYRIEKLDDRELADSMSDICASYQAAVIDQLRGKTRHLLVDGQYRSLGLSGGVSNNKALRAAMQKLAKRYRMPCLIAEPRHTGDNAAMIAFACFTDPDGALPDRREAPLSIAPALRLAGS